One window from the genome of Carnobacteriaceae bacterium zg-84 encodes:
- the trpS gene encoding tryptophan--tRNA ligase, with amino-acid sequence MKKRIFSGVQPTGIPTIGNYVGAMKHFVDLQDEYDCIYCVVDQHAITVPQNPTVLKEQTRSLAALYIALGIDPKKSTLFIQSEVPAHSQAAWIALCNVGIGELERMTQYKDKSAKQETVSAGLLCYPPLMAVDIALYDTHVVPVGDDQKQHIELTRDFVNRFNSRYGQGQDLLVLPEPLIQSSGARVMSLQDPTKKMSKSDSNQKSYVLLLDEPSVIRKKIKSAVTDSSGLVYYDKENKPGVSNLLTIFSVFSGRSIQDLEQEYREAGYGKFKTDLAETIISVLEPIQERYNALLHSQELDRILDEGAKRANDIANETLKRMEKAIGLGR; translated from the coding sequence ATGAAAAAACGTATATTTTCTGGCGTCCAACCAACTGGTATTCCAACCATTGGTAACTATGTTGGCGCAATGAAACATTTTGTGGATTTACAAGATGAGTACGACTGTATCTATTGTGTTGTCGATCAACATGCCATCACTGTTCCACAAAATCCAACCGTATTAAAAGAACAAACTCGATCATTAGCCGCTTTATATATTGCTTTAGGAATCGATCCTAAAAAATCAACATTATTTATTCAATCAGAAGTTCCTGCACATTCACAAGCTGCTTGGATTGCTTTGTGTAATGTCGGTATTGGAGAGTTAGAGCGTATGACGCAATATAAAGATAAATCGGCTAAACAAGAAACGGTTTCTGCTGGCTTATTGTGTTATCCGCCTTTAATGGCTGTCGATATTGCTTTGTATGACACGCATGTTGTACCTGTTGGAGATGATCAAAAGCAACATATTGAGTTGACACGTGACTTTGTAAATCGTTTTAATAGCCGTTATGGTCAAGGTCAAGACTTACTTGTTTTACCAGAACCGCTTATTCAATCATCGGGTGCTCGTGTTATGAGTTTACAAGATCCAACGAAAAAAATGTCTAAATCAGACAGCAATCAAAAATCTTACGTGCTTTTGTTAGATGAACCAAGTGTTATTCGTAAAAAAATAAAAAGTGCCGTAACAGATTCAAGCGGTTTAGTATATTATGATAAAGAAAATAAACCGGGTGTATCTAATTTGTTAACAATCTTTTCTGTTTTTTCTGGACGTTCTATTCAAGATTTGGAGCAAGAATATCGTGAAGCAGGATATGGTAAATTTAAAACAGATTTAGCCGAAACAATTATTTCTGTTTTAGAACCTATTCAAGAACGCTATAATGCTTTACTTCACTCACAAGAATTAGATCGTATTTTAGATGAAGGTGCAAAACGTGCCAATGACATTGCCAATGAAACATTAAAAAGAATGGAAAAAGCTATAGGCTTAGGAAGATAA
- the dinB gene encoding DNA polymerase IV translates to MQIGVLSFNHFHHDVSRKIIHIDMDAFYASVEIRENPSLKNKPVVIAQHPKETNGRGIVSTCNYIARQYGIHSAMSSQKAYELCPNAVFIKGNMTLYASVSQQIREIFKRYTDKIEPLSLDEAFLDVTENKKGYKSAIYIAKCIQKDIWEELHLTCSAGVSYNKFLAKIASDYQKPSGLTTITPEEAQSFLNELPIEKFYGVGKKSVEKLHEQGIFKGKDILEIDATRLLQQFGKSGFSLLQRANGIDNSPVKSNRKRKSLGRENTFYPEISTENEVQIAIRKLAKSVSKQLQVKDLRGNIVTLKIRYTDFETITRQQKLDKMVENEDFLFQKAIELWEEYGDLDKNIRLIGVSVSGLEQKKIERIVLDI, encoded by the coding sequence ATGCAAATTGGTGTTTTATCTTTTAATCATTTTCATCATGATGTATCAAGAAAAATTATTCATATTGATATGGATGCATTTTATGCGTCTGTTGAGATTCGAGAAAATCCTAGTTTAAAAAATAAACCTGTTGTTATTGCTCAGCATCCAAAAGAAACAAATGGTAGAGGGATTGTTTCCACGTGTAATTATATCGCTAGACAATATGGTATTCATTCCGCCATGTCTTCTCAAAAAGCTTATGAATTATGTCCAAACGCTGTTTTTATTAAAGGGAATATGACATTATATGCCTCTGTTTCTCAACAAATTCGAGAGATTTTTAAACGATATACCGACAAAATAGAACCGCTTTCTCTTGATGAGGCGTTTTTAGACGTAACAGAGAATAAAAAAGGGTATAAAAGTGCGATATATATTGCTAAGTGTATTCAAAAAGATATATGGGAAGAATTACATTTGACTTGTTCAGCAGGTGTTTCGTATAACAAATTTTTAGCAAAAATTGCTAGTGACTATCAAAAACCGTCAGGGTTAACAACCATTACACCTGAGGAAGCACAAAGTTTTTTAAATGAGTTACCCATTGAAAAATTTTATGGTGTTGGAAAAAAATCTGTTGAAAAACTGCATGAACAAGGTATTTTTAAAGGAAAAGATATTTTAGAAATAGATGCTACACGTTTATTACAGCAATTTGGGAAATCAGGATTTTCATTATTGCAACGTGCAAATGGTATCGATAATAGTCCCGTTAAATCAAATAGAAAGCGTAAATCATTAGGTAGAGAGAACACTTTTTATCCAGAAATTTCAACAGAAAATGAAGTCCAAATAGCTATTCGCAAACTAGCCAAGTCTGTTAGTAAGCAACTACAAGTAAAAGACTTACGTGGAAACATTGTAACACTTAAAATTCGGTATACAGATTTTGAAACCATTACACGTCAACAAAAATTAGATAAAATGGTAGAAAATGAGGACTTTTTATTTCAAAAAGCAATAGAATTATGGGAAGAATATGGAGATTTGGATAAAAACATTCGATTGATTGGCGTTTCTGTCAGTGGTTTGGAACAAAAGAAAATTGAAAGAATTGTTTTAGATATATAA
- a CDS encoding DEAD/DEAH box helicase, whose protein sequence is MKFSELGLSDILLKSIKNMGFEEATPIQEQTIPLALSGADVIGQAQTGTGKTASFGLPMLEKIDTSHRVIQGLVIAPTRELAIQTQEELFRLSKDKRVRVNVVYGGSDIGRQIKQLKDVPHILVGTPGRLLDHIKRKTISLSHIETLVLDEADEMLNMGFLEDIESIIQLTPETRQTLLFSATMPEAIKRIGVTFMKSPEHVRIKTKEMTANLIDQYFVKCKENEKFDIMTRLFDVQSPELTIIFGRTKRRVDELASGLEARGYKAEGIHGDLSQQKRMSVLRAFKSGKLDILVATDVAARGLDISGVTHVYNYDVPQDPESYVHRIGRTGRAGKEGMSVTLVTPHEMDYLRTIEDLTRKRMTPLRPPTSQEAFEGQLRVALDQVDQMISDVELSDFESAVNVLLSKYTPTELATVLMKTLARDKEEIPVNITPEKPLPMRKRQTRRDGGNRRYNDRNHEKGGNRRYRDRRDDKGGSRYNDRKQDRTDRYDRKSKDGRRDKGFTIRKK, encoded by the coding sequence ATGAAATTTTCAGAATTAGGATTAAGTGATATCCTTTTAAAATCCATTAAAAATATGGGATTTGAGGAGGCTACTCCTATCCAAGAACAAACGATTCCGTTGGCATTATCTGGTGCTGATGTTATTGGCCAAGCACAAACAGGAACAGGAAAAACAGCATCATTTGGGTTACCAATGCTTGAAAAAATTGACACTTCTCATCGTGTCATTCAAGGATTAGTCATTGCCCCAACACGTGAATTAGCTATTCAAACACAAGAAGAGTTATTCCGTTTAAGTAAAGACAAACGTGTTAGAGTGAATGTTGTATACGGAGGCAGTGATATTGGTCGTCAGATTAAGCAGTTAAAAGATGTGCCGCATATTTTAGTTGGAACACCTGGACGTTTATTAGACCACATTAAACGCAAAACCATTTCATTAAGTCATATCGAAACATTGGTTTTAGACGAAGCAGATGAAATGTTGAACATGGGATTTTTGGAAGATATTGAAAGCATTATTCAATTAACACCAGAAACTAGACAAACACTATTATTTTCTGCAACAATGCCAGAAGCAATTAAACGTATTGGTGTGACTTTCATGAAGTCTCCAGAACATGTACGCATTAAAACAAAAGAAATGACAGCTAATTTAATTGATCAATATTTTGTGAAATGTAAAGAAAATGAAAAATTTGATATTATGACACGTTTATTTGATGTACAATCTCCAGAATTAACCATTATTTTTGGTCGTACAAAACGCCGTGTTGATGAGTTAGCTAGTGGACTAGAGGCTAGAGGATATAAAGCTGAAGGGATTCATGGAGATTTATCTCAACAAAAACGTATGAGTGTTTTACGTGCATTCAAGAGTGGTAAATTAGATATTTTAGTAGCCACAGACGTTGCAGCGCGTGGACTAGATATTTCAGGTGTCACACATGTGTATAATTATGATGTACCACAAGATCCAGAAAGCTATGTACACCGTATTGGAAGAACAGGACGTGCCGGTAAAGAAGGTATGTCTGTAACACTTGTAACACCACATGAAATGGATTATTTAAGAACGATTGAGGACTTAACAAGAAAACGTATGACACCTTTACGTCCACCAACTAGTCAAGAAGCGTTCGAGGGACAACTACGTGTTGCGTTAGACCAAGTTGATCAAATGATTTCTGATGTTGAATTATCTGATTTTGAATCTGCTGTGAATGTATTGTTGAGTAAATATACACCAACAGAATTGGCAACAGTTTTAATGAAAACATTAGCACGCGATAAAGAAGAAATTCCTGTTAATATTACACCTGAAAAACCATTACCAATGCGTAAACGTCAAACAAGACGTGACGGTGGAAACCGCCGTTACAATGATAGAAACCATGAAAAAGGTGGAAATAGACGTTACCGTGATAGACGTGATGATAAAGGTGGCAGTCGATACAATGATCGTAAACAAGATAGAACAGACCGCTACGACAGAAAATCAAAAGACGGCAGACGCGACAAAGGATTTACAATTCGTAAAAAATAA
- a CDS encoding phosphotransferase, whose amino-acid sequence MFDRLPFYASIQAITPIQKGYSVDKKFYIKDKDGKEFLLRLVSTDKVSNQMPLLEKIKAIKNPYISHLVDYGSLTDTTDFLLFEWKQGVILRNVIHSLPIKQQYALGIECGQYLTEIHGISVDVQCHFLDYYQQKVDNKLKNANSIDIKVNHFDTFVDHLQSNIFLMKQRPIKIEHGDFHVGNMIYDGQHIHVIDWDRSEYGDPYDEFKPFAFNVEKSAAFQTGIIDGYFHGRIPDDFFPILSVYAAESCIGNLYWAYHFGKKEDMTMMYQLAETIYDYFKGFTQTTPTWYGKY is encoded by the coding sequence ATGTTTGATAGGCTACCGTTTTATGCTTCTATTCAAGCAATAACACCAATTCAGAAAGGGTATTCGGTAGACAAAAAATTTTATATCAAAGATAAAGACGGGAAAGAATTTCTTTTGCGCCTTGTCTCTACCGATAAAGTATCTAATCAAATGCCTTTGTTAGAAAAAATAAAGGCTATAAAAAATCCCTATATTTCTCATTTAGTTGATTATGGTTCTTTAACAGATACAACTGATTTTTTACTCTTTGAATGGAAACAAGGTGTTATTTTAAGAAATGTCATACATTCACTACCTATAAAACAGCAATATGCATTAGGGATAGAGTGCGGACAATATTTGACAGAAATACACGGTATATCTGTCGATGTTCAATGTCATTTTTTGGACTATTATCAACAAAAAGTAGATAATAAACTAAAAAATGCGAATAGCATTGATATAAAAGTAAACCATTTTGATACGTTTGTTGATCATCTTCAATCGAATATATTTTTGATGAAGCAACGGCCCATCAAAATTGAACATGGTGATTTTCATGTGGGAAATATGATATATGACGGTCAACATATTCATGTCATTGATTGGGACAGAAGTGAGTATGGAGATCCTTATGATGAGTTTAAACCGTTTGCGTTTAATGTGGAAAAAAGTGCTGCTTTTCAAACAGGTATTATTGATGGGTATTTTCATGGTCGAATTCCTGATGATTTTTTTCCGATTTTAAGTGTGTATGCTGCTGAATCTTGTATTGGTAATTTGTATTGGGCATATCATTTTGGGAAAAAAGAAGATATGACAATGATGTATCAACTAGCCGAAACAATTTATGATTATTTCAAAGGATTTACACAAACAACGCCGACCTGGTACGGAAAATATTGA
- a CDS encoding HAD family phosphatase, with translation MIKLIAIDMDGTLLNEAKEVTKPQIEMLHKAVEKGIKIVICTGRALSGVKPIYEKIGLKQDEYAILNNGCSTHHTSDWSLVSWHQLTKNDMLYLNRINHENKDVQFTLFDEEHYFCVDEEPQEQVKKDASLVFLEPQFLSIDEAISGEYTMFQGMFLAAPERLDIFQEKYEKELSEHFSVVRSQSYIFETMPKGATKATALEKLANSLNIKREEIMAIGDANNDLEMLAYAGVSVAMGNATENVKAIATHITDTNEQDGVAKAIELYALEQEV, from the coding sequence ATGATAAAACTAATAGCAATAGATATGGACGGCACACTTTTGAATGAAGCAAAAGAAGTGACTAAACCACAAATTGAAATGCTTCATAAAGCCGTTGAAAAAGGTATAAAAATTGTAATTTGTACAGGACGAGCATTGTCTGGAGTAAAGCCGATTTATGAAAAAATAGGATTGAAACAAGATGAGTATGCCATATTAAACAATGGTTGTTCCACACATCATACATCAGATTGGTCATTGGTGAGTTGGCACCAATTAACAAAAAATGATATGTTGTATTTAAATCGTATCAATCATGAAAATAAAGATGTACAATTTACACTATTTGATGAGGAACATTATTTTTGTGTTGATGAAGAGCCTCAAGAACAAGTGAAAAAAGATGCCTCACTTGTCTTTTTAGAACCTCAATTTTTATCTATTGATGAAGCAATTAGTGGCGAATATACGATGTTCCAAGGCATGTTTCTCGCTGCCCCCGAAAGACTAGATATATTCCAAGAAAAATATGAAAAAGAGTTATCAGAACATTTTAGTGTTGTACGAAGTCAATCTTATATTTTTGAAACAATGCCAAAAGGAGCAACAAAAGCCACGGCGTTAGAGAAATTAGCCAATAGTTTAAATATTAAACGAGAAGAGATTATGGCAATTGGAGATGCAAATAATGATTTAGAAATGCTTGCATATGCAGGAGTGAGTGTTGCTATGGGAAATGCTACAGAAAATGTTAAAGCAATTGCTACACATATTACAGATACAAATGAACAAGACGGCGTTGCCAAAGCGATTGAGCTATACGCTTTGGAACAGGAGGTATAA
- a CDS encoding recombinase family protein: MTKKIITIEADKRLSNQSKLPSVHKRKVAGYARVSTDLEDQASSYETQMNYYESYINSRSDWEFVKMYSDEGISGTTTKKRLGFQEMVSDAMDGKIDLIITKSVSRFARNTVDSLSTVRQLKDKGVEIYFEKENIWTFDSKGELLITIMSSIAQEESRSISENVKWAKRKNAAEGKVTFSYSTVLGFKQSEDGGFEVDKDEARIVEYIFSLFLKGKNPNQIARELTEKNIKTPAGKEKWSYGSVKSILQNEKYKGDALLQKYYSVDFLNKQQKKNEGELPQYYVENSHEAIIDKEIFDMVQVQLRHNTKWATEKNYFSKIECGCCGNKYCRYIWHSNSKYKRHIYRCSHKYKDKNKCQTPHVTDEDIQEWIVDALNQQIANKEEIIDNLGILVHQLESNMTLKDEINTLNNKLTVVQDEVENLVYTNSKLAQDQSNYQKIYDKLVKTYEKLELLLEEKKEELVNYHIRIQNLKSCIDIIGKQDTLIREFNPTLFNILIEKIVIETDKRITIHFTDGKILYR, translated from the coding sequence ATGACTAAAAAAATTATTACCATTGAAGCAGATAAACGATTAAGCAATCAGTCTAAATTACCGAGTGTTCATAAACGAAAAGTTGCTGGTTATGCGAGGGTATCAACGGACTTAGAAGACCAAGCATCGTCTTACGAAACACAAATGAATTATTATGAATCGTATATCAACAGTCGGTCAGATTGGGAATTTGTGAAGATGTATTCGGATGAAGGGATTAGCGGAACAACTACTAAAAAACGATTAGGATTTCAAGAAATGGTATCTGACGCAATGGATGGTAAAATTGATTTAATCATTACGAAATCAGTTTCACGATTTGCAAGAAATACCGTTGATTCGTTATCGACAGTTCGTCAATTGAAAGACAAGGGTGTAGAAATTTATTTTGAAAAAGAAAATATATGGACATTTGATTCAAAGGGCGAACTACTGATTACCATTATGTCTTCTATTGCCCAAGAAGAAAGTAGAAGTATTTCAGAAAACGTCAAGTGGGCAAAACGTAAAAATGCAGCAGAAGGAAAAGTGACATTTTCTTATTCAACGGTTTTAGGTTTTAAACAAAGTGAAGATGGTGGGTTTGAAGTCGATAAGGATGAAGCTAGAATTGTAGAATACATCTTCAGTTTATTTTTAAAAGGGAAAAATCCCAATCAAATCGCAAGAGAATTAACTGAAAAAAATATAAAGACTCCAGCTGGTAAAGAGAAATGGTCGTATGGCAGCGTGAAAAGTATTTTACAAAATGAAAAATATAAAGGTGATGCACTTCTTCAAAAATACTATAGCGTTGATTTTCTAAATAAGCAGCAGAAGAAAAATGAAGGAGAGTTGCCACAATATTATGTTGAGAATAGTCATGAAGCCATTATTGATAAAGAAATCTTTGATATGGTGCAAGTACAACTAAGACATAACACAAAGTGGGCAACAGAAAAGAATTATTTTTCAAAAATAGAGTGTGGTTGTTGTGGAAATAAGTATTGTCGATATATATGGCATTCTAATAGTAAGTATAAAAGACACATTTATAGATGTAGCCATAAGTATAAAGATAAGAATAAATGTCAAACACCACATGTAACAGATGAAGACATTCAAGAATGGATTGTTGATGCTTTAAATCAGCAAATTGCGAATAAAGAAGAGATTATTGATAATTTAGGTATTTTAGTTCATCAATTGGAGAGTAATATGACATTAAAAGATGAAATCAATACTTTGAACAATAAATTGACTGTTGTACAAGACGAAGTTGAAAATTTAGTTTACACCAATTCAAAATTAGCACAAGACCAAAGTAATTATCAAAAGATATACGATAAATTGGTTAAAACATATGAAAAACTAGAATTGTTACTTGAAGAGAAAAAGGAAGAGTTGGTCAACTATCATATTCGTATTCAAAACTTAAAATCGTGTATTGACATTATTGGAAAACAGGACACCCTAATTAGGGAGTTCAATCCAACACTGTTTAATATACTAATAGAGAAAATCGTTATCGAAACAGACAAGAGAATCACCATTCACTTTACTGATGGAAAAATTTTGTATCGATGA
- a CDS encoding recombinase family protein, giving the protein MKVIKQLSALPKREKLKVAAYTRVSHHHLLNSLSNQVSYYNQLIQNHPDWEYVGVYSDDVVSGKQIKNRKNYLKLLDDCRHGKVDMILTKSISRFGRNTIELLETIRELKQLGISVRFEKESIDTLTTDGELLITLLATLAEEESNQISSNIRWKVRKKFEQGIPHNPQPILGYRWKDDHYDIYESEAMLVRKIYDDYISGITPSKIANRLNEDGFTTRKGNSFTRSIIHNILNQEAYTGILILQKTYRRRGKSRSIPNEGALNKYIVEAAHEPIVAKSIFEKVQELKQKNNLRKGKKND; this is encoded by the coding sequence ATGAAAGTTATTAAGCAATTATCTGCACTACCAAAACGAGAAAAGTTAAAAGTTGCAGCGTATACACGAGTATCTCATCATCATTTACTAAATTCACTCTCCAATCAAGTATCTTATTACAATCAATTGATTCAAAATCATCCTGATTGGGAGTATGTAGGTGTTTACTCTGATGATGTGGTTAGTGGCAAACAAATAAAAAATCGAAAAAATTATTTAAAGTTACTCGATGATTGTCGGCATGGAAAAGTTGATATGATCCTCACAAAATCTATTTCAAGGTTTGGACGAAACACTATCGAACTATTAGAAACTATAAGGGAATTAAAGCAACTAGGTATTAGTGTTCGATTTGAAAAAGAAAGTATTGATACCTTAACGACAGATGGCGAATTACTGATTACATTATTGGCAACTTTAGCAGAAGAAGAGTCAAATCAAATTAGTAGTAATATCAGATGGAAAGTTAGAAAGAAATTTGAACAAGGAATACCCCATAATCCGCAACCTATTCTAGGTTATAGATGGAAAGACGATCACTATGACATATACGAATCCGAGGCAATGTTAGTTAGAAAAATATATGATGATTATATTTCAGGGATAACGCCATCAAAAATAGCCAATCGATTAAATGAAGATGGTTTTACAACACGAAAAGGAAACTCATTCACACGATCCATCATCCATAACATATTAAATCAAGAAGCTTATACAGGTATTCTCATTTTACAAAAGACGTATAGACGGAGAGGTAAAAGCCGATCTATACCAAATGAAGGAGCTTTAAATAAATATATTGTTGAAGCTGCACACGAACCAATTGTTGCCAAATCTATTTTTGAAAAGGTACAAGAATTAAAACAGAAAAACAATCTAAGGAAAGGAAAAAAGAATGACTAA
- a CDS encoding sigma-70 family RNA polymerase sigma factor codes for MTHKDDIIRLRRNGLGYKKIASLLAISVNTVKSVCRREGIEKVKVNDGHRCKGCGEALIQKQGKKVKQFCSDTCRMKWWNKNLDKVNRKSYTTHTCKKCGESFKSYANKKRVYCSHQCYINDRFGGHNE; via the coding sequence ATGACTCACAAAGATGACATTATACGATTAAGAAGAAATGGATTAGGTTATAAAAAGATTGCGAGTTTACTAGCTATATCTGTCAATACGGTTAAATCAGTATGTAGACGTGAAGGGATTGAGAAAGTTAAGGTAAATGATGGTCATAGATGTAAAGGTTGTGGTGAAGCACTTATTCAAAAACAAGGCAAAAAAGTGAAACAGTTTTGTAGTGATACGTGTCGTATGAAGTGGTGGAATAAGAACTTAGATAAAGTGAATCGGAAATCATACACTACGCATACCTGTAAAAAATGTGGTGAATCATTTAAATCTTACGCCAATAAAAAAAGAGTGTATTGTTCACATCAGTGCTACATAAACGATAGATTTGGAGGACATAATGAATAA
- a CDS encoding N-acetylmuramoyl-L-alanine amidase yields the protein MSNSPLVNYVKLSPNHSGQRNHTIDTITIHHMAGNLSVETCGNVFAPVSRQASSNYGVDSSGRVGMYVEEHNRSWCSSSAANDNRAITIEVANDEYGGNWHVSDVALEKTIQLCVDICQRNGIPSLNYTGDTSGNLTKHEWFANTNCPGPYLGSKFPYIATEVNKRLSGQLSTPVQQTYTNLDDVARQVINGRFGNGEERKQKLRASGYDPLQVQERVNVLLGKPSTSKPTLKSIDEVATEVLNGKWGNGASRKTTLTNAGYDYNQVQAKVNELLSGQPTPKLKSIDEVAREVINGQWGNGQERKNRLTQAGYDYHQVQQKVNELL from the coding sequence ATGAGTAATAGTCCATTAGTCAATTATGTCAAATTAAGCCCAAATCATAGTGGGCAACGCAATCATACCATTGATACGATTACCATTCATCACATGGCAGGTAATCTATCGGTTGAAACGTGTGGGAATGTATTTGCGCCAGTGTCAAGACAAGCAAGTTCGAATTATGGGGTCGATTCCAGTGGTAGAGTCGGTATGTATGTTGAGGAACATAATCGTTCGTGGTGCTCGTCAAGTGCAGCCAATGACAACCGAGCGATTACGATTGAAGTGGCCAATGATGAGTATGGTGGTAACTGGCATGTGAGTGATGTGGCTTTAGAAAAAACTATTCAATTATGTGTGGATATTTGTCAGCGTAACGGCATTCCGTCACTCAATTATACAGGTGATACAAGTGGTAATTTGACGAAGCATGAATGGTTTGCGAATACGAACTGTCCAGGACCTTATCTTGGTAGCAAGTTCCCCTATATTGCGACTGAAGTGAATAAGCGATTAAGTGGGCAGTTATCGACACCTGTTCAACAAACCTATACGAATCTTGATGATGTGGCACGACAAGTCATTAACGGACGTTTTGGAAATGGAGAGGAACGCAAACAAAAGTTACGTGCTTCTGGATATGATCCTTTGCAAGTCCAAGAACGAGTGAATGTCTTGTTGGGCAAACCATCAACATCTAAGCCTACATTGAAATCAATCGATGAAGTGGCAACAGAAGTATTGAACGGTAAGTGGGGGAATGGTGCTAGTCGCAAAACGACATTGACTAATGCGGGGTATGACTATAATCAAGTACAAGCAAAAGTGAATGAATTGTTAAGTGGACAACCAACCCCAAAACTAAAATCTATTGATGAAGTAGCTAGAGAAGTCATTAACGGTCAATGGGGCAACGGACAAGAGAGAAAGAATCGTTTAACGCAAGCTGGATACGATTATCATCAAGTCCAACAAAAAGTAAATGAACTATTATAG
- a CDS encoding phage holin family protein: MKELWSTCQVVFSVIGGTLGYFLGGLDGMLYTLLVFVVTDYVTGVLCAIADKRLSSDVGFNGIARKIIIFALVGIAHLLDVQILGHVGVLRAMVIFFYVSNEGISIIENAAHLGLPIPEKLKSILQQLKERGNEHE; this comes from the coding sequence ATGAAAGAATTATGGTCAACATGCCAAGTGGTGTTTTCAGTTATTGGAGGCACACTTGGTTATTTTTTAGGAGGATTAGACGGCATGTTATACACATTATTGGTATTTGTGGTTACAGATTATGTAACAGGTGTTTTGTGTGCGATTGCGGATAAACGTTTATCCAGTGACGTTGGGTTTAATGGTATCGCACGAAAAATCATTATTTTTGCATTAGTGGGGATTGCCCACTTACTGGATGTGCAGATTTTGGGGCATGTAGGTGTTTTACGCGCAATGGTTATCTTCTTTTATGTATCAAATGAAGGGATATCGATTATTGAAAATGCCGCCCACTTAGGTTTGCCAATTCCAGAAAAATTAAAATCTATTTTACAACAATTAAAAGAAAGAGGGAATGAACATGAGTAA